A genome region from Pseudomonas pergaminensis includes the following:
- the pssA gene encoding CDP-diacylglycerol--serine O-phosphatidyltransferase, translating to MPSFFKRSLLPKLRGFPVTPDALEVLSGADAYRRCLLEKIAHATRRIYIVALYLQHDEAGQEIYDALHAAKAARPELDIVVVVDWLRAQRGLIGAGKQPGNSAWYQAMTQSHSSEVPVYGVPVQTRELFGVLHLKGFVIDDSVLYSGASLNNVYLHKFDKYRFDRYHLVHSKALADSMQHLVEHGLVASKAVNRLDLPNPPTTRSLRNDIGDLRSRLKHATYDTTTGQLPNGHLSVSPLLGVGKNNPLNRVILELIASAQHQLTICTPYFNLPLPVTREINRALARGVKIDIIVGDKTANDFYIPPSEPFKVIAALPYLYEISLRRFAKRHQPMIDSGQLNLHLWRDGDNTYHLKGMWVDLRYTLLTGNNLNPRAFRLDLENALLIDDPQGQWLEPRRTELAQIFQHTTRIERYQDLQTLPDYPEAVGKFLRRVSRVRIERLLYRIL from the coding sequence ATGCCGTCGTTCTTCAAACGCTCCCTGTTGCCCAAACTGCGCGGTTTCCCCGTTACTCCAGACGCCCTTGAGGTGTTGTCCGGCGCCGACGCATACCGCCGTTGCCTACTGGAAAAAATCGCCCATGCCACCCGGCGTATCTACATCGTCGCGCTGTATCTGCAGCACGACGAAGCGGGGCAGGAGATCTATGACGCCCTGCACGCAGCCAAGGCTGCGCGGCCGGAGTTGGACATCGTGGTGGTGGTCGACTGGCTGCGCGCCCAGCGCGGCCTGATCGGCGCCGGCAAACAACCGGGCAACAGCGCCTGGTACCAGGCCATGACCCAAAGCCACAGCAGCGAGGTGCCGGTGTATGGCGTGCCGGTGCAAACCCGCGAGCTGTTCGGCGTGCTGCACCTCAAGGGCTTCGTGATCGACGACAGCGTGCTGTACAGCGGCGCGAGCCTGAACAATGTGTACCTGCACAAGTTCGACAAGTACCGTTTCGACCGTTATCACCTGGTCCACAGCAAAGCCCTGGCGGATTCGATGCAGCACCTGGTGGAACACGGGTTGGTCGCCTCCAAGGCGGTCAATCGCCTGGACCTGCCCAACCCGCCCACCACACGCAGCTTGCGCAACGATATCGGCGACTTGCGCAGCCGCCTGAAACACGCGACCTACGACACCACCACGGGGCAATTGCCCAACGGGCATCTGTCGGTCAGCCCGTTGCTCGGGGTTGGCAAGAACAACCCGCTGAACCGGGTGATCCTCGAACTGATTGCCAGCGCCCAGCACCAACTGACTATCTGCACGCCGTACTTCAACCTGCCGCTGCCGGTCACCCGGGAAATCAACCGCGCGTTGGCGCGTGGGGTGAAGATCGACATCATCGTCGGTGACAAGACCGCCAACGACTTCTACATCCCACCGAGCGAGCCATTCAAGGTCATTGCGGCGCTACCGTACCTGTACGAAATCAGCCTGCGCCGCTTCGCCAAGCGCCATCAGCCGATGATCGACAGCGGCCAGTTGAACCTGCACCTGTGGCGCGACGGTGACAACACCTACCACCTCAAGGGCATGTGGGTCGACCTGCGCTACACCTTGCTGACCGGCAACAACCTCAACCCGCGCGCGTTCCGCCTTGACTTGGAAAATGCCCTGTTGATCGACGACCCCCAGGGCCAGTGGCTTGAGCCGCGACGGACCGAGCTGGCGCAGATTTTCCAGCACACCACGCGTATCGAGCGTTACCAGGACTTGCAGACACTGCCGGACTACCCGGAGGCGGTCGGCAAGTTTCTGCGGCGAGTCAGCCGTGTGCGGATCGAGCGGTTGCTGTACCGAATCCTGTAA
- the ligD gene encoding DNA ligase D, translated as MPKPLSEYNRKRDFGVTGEPAGSAPAGKRKASALSFVIQKHDARNLHYDFRLELDGVLLSWAVPKGPSLDPSQKRLAVHVEDHPLSYGSFEGSIPAGQYGAGDVIVWDRGVWQPHDDPRKAYAAGKLKFTLVGEKLSGDWTLVRTRLKGSGDKEQWLLIKEKDPQARPADDYDIVQAQPNSVVSNASVGAPKAKPPAKTKAKPKKAATSALPEQFAPQLATLVDRAPEGDWHYEIKFDGYRMLARIRDGDVRLFTRNGHDWTERLPRQAKALQALKLKDSWLDGEVVSLNGDGLPDFQALQNAFDIGRSLDIVYYLFDAPFLNGQDQRQAPVEDRRAALKAALAGSRSKLLRFSEAFTAHHRDIFESACDLSLEGVIGKRLGSPYVSSRSADWIKLKCRLRQEFVIVGYTRPQGSRSGFGALLLAVNDKTGLVYAGRVGTGFDQAALKAIYAQLTPLERKASPLEKPLTSAQARGVHWVEPTLVGEVQFAEWTREGVVRQAAFVAMRTDKPAAQIIHEQPRTAKSMKPAKKPSAGVNITHPDRVIDSQSGTQKQQLAQFYAGISRWILPFLHHRPVSLLRAPEGIDGEQFFQKHSERLAIPNIKQLDQALDPGHARLMEIDSVKALIGAVQMGSVEFHTWGATSDKIETPDLFVLDLDPDPALPWKAMLEAAQLTLSVLDEIGLQAFVKTSGGKGLHLVVPLARRDSWDTVKAFAKAIAQFMTAQLPERFTATSGPKNRVGKIFIDYLRNARGASTVAAYSVRARPGLPVSVPISREELKGLRSAQQWTVANLQQRLDGLKADPWDGYANRQKIGKKMWEKLGAHSPE; from the coding sequence ATGCCAAAGCCCCTTAGCGAGTACAACCGCAAGCGCGACTTCGGCGTTACCGGCGAGCCGGCAGGCAGTGCGCCCGCCGGCAAGCGCAAAGCATCGGCGCTGTCCTTTGTGATCCAGAAACATGACGCGCGCAACCTGCACTATGACTTTCGCCTGGAACTCGATGGCGTGTTGCTCAGTTGGGCGGTGCCTAAAGGCCCGAGCCTGGACCCGTCGCAGAAGCGCCTGGCCGTACACGTGGAGGATCACCCCCTCAGCTACGGCAGCTTCGAAGGCAGTATTCCGGCCGGCCAATATGGCGCGGGCGATGTCATCGTGTGGGACCGTGGCGTATGGCAACCCCATGACGACCCGCGCAAGGCCTACGCCGCTGGAAAACTCAAATTCACCTTGGTCGGTGAGAAACTTTCCGGCGACTGGACACTGGTGCGCACCCGCCTTAAAGGCAGCGGCGACAAGGAGCAGTGGCTGCTGATCAAGGAGAAAGACCCGCAGGCACGCCCGGCCGACGATTATGATATCGTCCAGGCCCAGCCGAACAGCGTGGTCAGCAACGCGTCGGTCGGCGCGCCCAAAGCCAAGCCCCCGGCGAAAACCAAGGCCAAGCCCAAAAAAGCCGCGACGTCCGCCCTCCCTGAGCAATTCGCACCGCAGTTGGCCACGCTGGTGGACCGCGCCCCCGAAGGCGACTGGCACTACGAGATCAAGTTCGACGGCTACCGTATGCTCGCACGCATACGCGATGGCGACGTGCGCCTGTTCACCCGCAACGGCCATGACTGGACCGAACGCCTGCCGCGCCAGGCCAAGGCCCTGCAAGCCCTGAAGCTCAAGGACAGTTGGCTCGACGGCGAGGTGGTCAGCCTCAACGGCGACGGCCTGCCGGACTTCCAGGCGCTGCAAAATGCTTTTGATATCGGCCGCAGCCTGGACATTGTCTATTACCTGTTCGATGCGCCCTTCCTCAATGGCCAGGATCAGCGCCAGGCACCGGTCGAAGATCGCCGTGCGGCACTCAAGGCAGCGTTGGCGGGCAGCAGAAGCAAGCTATTGCGGTTCTCGGAAGCGTTCACCGCCCACCATCGCGATATTTTTGAAAGTGCCTGTGACCTATCCCTGGAAGGCGTGATTGGCAAGCGCCTGGGCAGCCCTTACGTGTCCAGTCGCAGCGCCGATTGGATCAAGCTCAAATGCCGCCTGCGCCAGGAGTTCGTGATCGTCGGCTACACGCGGCCGCAGGGTTCGCGCAGTGGTTTCGGGGCGCTATTACTGGCGGTGAACGACAAGACAGGGCTGGTGTATGCCGGGCGTGTGGGCACGGGCTTTGATCAAGCGGCGCTGAAAGCCATCTATGCGCAACTCACGCCGCTGGAGCGCAAGGCATCGCCCCTGGAAAAACCATTGACCAGCGCCCAGGCCCGTGGTGTGCACTGGGTGGAGCCGACCTTGGTCGGCGAGGTGCAATTTGCCGAATGGACCCGCGAAGGCGTGGTGCGCCAGGCGGCATTCGTGGCGATGCGTACCGACAAACCCGCAGCCCAGATCATTCATGAGCAACCGCGTACGGCCAAATCCATGAAACCCGCAAAAAAACCCAGCGCCGGGGTGAACATCACACACCCCGATCGTGTGATCGACTCGCAAAGCGGCACGCAGAAGCAGCAACTGGCGCAGTTCTACGCGGGGATCAGCCGATGGATCCTGCCCTTCCTGCACCACCGCCCGGTTTCATTGCTCAGGGCGCCTGAAGGCATCGACGGCGAGCAGTTCTTCCAGAAACACTCTGAGCGTCTGGCCATTCCCAATATCAAGCAACTGGATCAGGCCCTCGACCCAGGGCATGCGCGCCTGATGGAAATCGACAGCGTCAAGGCGTTGATCGGGGCCGTGCAGATGGGCTCCGTGGAGTTTCACACCTGGGGCGCCACCTCGGACAAGATCGAAACCCCTGACTTGTTTGTGCTCGATCTCGACCCGGACCCGGCGCTGCCGTGGAAAGCCATGCTCGAAGCGGCGCAATTGACCCTCTCGGTATTGGATGAAATAGGCCTGCAAGCCTTCGTCAAGACCAGCGGCGGCAAGGGCTTGCACCTGGTCGTGCCACTGGCGCGCCGAGACAGCTGGGACACCGTCAAGGCCTTCGCCAAGGCCATCGCCCAGTTCATGACCGCACAATTACCGGAGCGTTTTACCGCGACCTCAGGCCCCAAGAACCGGGTCGGCAAGATATTCATCGACTATTTGCGTAATGCGCGGGGTGCCAGCACGGTGGCCGCGTATTCGGTACGGGCGCGGCCGGGCTTGCCGGTCTCGGTGCCGATCAGTCGTGAGGAATTGAAGGGGTTACGCAGTGCACAGCAGTGGACAGTCGCCAATCTGCAGCAGCGGTTGGACGGCCTGAAGGCTGATCCTTGGGACGGCTACGCCAATCGACAGAAAATCGGCAAGAAGATGTGGGAAAAACTGGGCGCCCATTCACCGGAGTGA
- a CDS encoding nuclear transport factor 2 family protein — protein MSSAAETRPPLPPFTRESAIEKVRLAEDGWNSRDPERVSLAYTLDTKWRNRAEFAYNREDAKGFLTRKWAKELDYRLIKELWAFTDNRIAVRYAYEWHDDSGNWFRSYGNENWEFDENGLMANRFACINDLPIKASERKFHWPLGRRPDDHPGLSELGL, from the coding sequence ATGTCATCTGCCGCTGAAACACGCCCGCCGCTGCCGCCGTTTACACGCGAGTCGGCCATCGAAAAAGTCCGCCTGGCCGAAGACGGCTGGAACTCCCGCGACCCCGAGCGGGTGTCCCTGGCCTATACCCTGGATACAAAATGGCGTAACCGCGCCGAATTCGCCTACAACCGTGAAGACGCCAAGGGCTTTCTTACCCGCAAATGGGCCAAGGAGCTGGATTATCGGTTGATCAAAGAGTTGTGGGCATTTACCGATAACCGCATCGCGGTGCGTTATGCCTACGAGTGGCACGACGACTCGGGCAACTGGTTCCGTTCCTATGGCAACGAGAACTGGGAGTTCGACGAGAACGGCCTGATGGCCAATCGGTTTGCCTGCATCAACGATCTGCCGATCAAAGCGAGTGAACGCAAGTTCCATTGGCCGCTGGGGCGACGCCCGGATGATCATCCGGGGCTGTCTGAACTAGGCCTGTAA
- the efeB gene encoding iron uptake transporter deferrochelatase/peroxidase subunit, translated as MSDSAQFDLQRRRVLLGMAATGAAIAGSTLTCPAMAAAAEQVTTAPRSDKTQDHHDFFGKHQSGIVTPRPACGMLVAFDVLASDREDLERLFRTLNERIAFLMTGGTVPQVDPKLPPTDSGILGPVVTPDNLTITVSVGESLFDERFGLTAVKPKRLSRMVGFPNDALEPAQCHGDLSLQFSSNTPDTNIHALRDIVKNLPDLLLVRWKQEGSVPPQAPAKPGEPAQSARNFLGFRDGSANPNSNDAKAMDQIVWVQPGSDEPAWAANGSYQAVRIIRNFVERWDRTPLQEQESIIGRIKPTGAPMDGDKETQVPDYSKDPEGKLTKLDAHIRLANPRTPQTQANLILRRPFNYSNGVNKNGQLDMGLLFICYQADLEKGFISVQTRLNGEPLEEYLKPVGGGYFFTLPGVTGAQDFIGRTLLAATHPQTTANT; from the coding sequence ATGAGTGATTCCGCACAATTTGACCTCCAACGCCGCCGTGTCCTGTTGGGCATGGCCGCCACTGGCGCTGCGATTGCTGGCAGCACCCTGACCTGCCCGGCCATGGCCGCCGCTGCCGAGCAAGTCACCACTGCGCCACGCAGCGACAAGACCCAGGACCACCACGATTTTTTCGGCAAGCACCAGAGCGGTATCGTCACCCCACGCCCAGCCTGCGGCATGCTCGTGGCATTCGATGTGCTGGCCAGCGACCGCGAAGACCTGGAGCGCCTGTTCCGCACCTTGAACGAGCGCATCGCCTTCCTGATGACCGGCGGCACCGTGCCGCAAGTCGACCCGAAGCTACCGCCCACCGACTCCGGCATCCTCGGCCCAGTGGTCACGCCAGACAACCTGACCATCACCGTGTCCGTCGGCGAATCGCTGTTCGATGAGCGCTTTGGTCTCACGGCAGTCAAGCCCAAACGCCTGAGCCGCATGGTCGGCTTCCCCAACGACGCGCTGGAACCGGCGCAGTGCCACGGCGACTTGAGCCTGCAATTCAGTTCCAACACCCCGGACACCAATATCCACGCGCTGCGTGACATCGTGAAAAACCTGCCCGACCTGTTGCTGGTGCGCTGGAAGCAGGAAGGCAGCGTGCCGCCACAGGCGCCGGCCAAACCTGGCGAGCCAGCCCAGAGCGCGCGCAACTTCCTTGGTTTCCGTGACGGCTCGGCCAACCCCAACTCCAACGACGCCAAGGCCATGGACCAGATTGTGTGGGTGCAGCCCGGCAGCGACGAACCGGCCTGGGCGGCCAACGGCAGCTACCAGGCCGTGCGCATCATCCGTAACTTCGTCGAGCGCTGGGACCGTACCCCGCTGCAAGAACAGGAGAGCATCATCGGCCGCATCAAGCCGACCGGTGCGCCCATGGACGGCGACAAAGAGACCCAGGTGCCCGACTACAGCAAGGACCCGGAAGGCAAGTTGACCAAGCTCGATGCCCACATCCGCCTGGCCAACCCGCGCACCCCGCAGACTCAGGCGAACCTGATCCTGCGCCGGCCGTTCAACTACTCCAACGGCGTCAACAAAAACGGTCAGCTGGACATGGGGCTGTTGTTCATCTGCTACCAGGCTGACCTGGAGAAAGGCTTTATCAGTGTGCAAACCCGGCTCAACGGCGAGCCCCTGGAGGAATACCTCAAGCCGGTTGGCGGCGGGTATTTCTTCACCTTGCCCGGCGTCACCGGGGCCCAGGATTTCATCGGGCGCACGCTACTCGCTGCAACGCACCCTCAAACCACTGCCAACACCTAA
- a CDS encoding PQQ-dependent sugar dehydrogenase: protein MLLRKTLLAAFCATTLLPMTAAFAADTQQFPSEQGSITATPIAKGLDHPWAVAFLPDKQGFLVTERPGHLRFVSPDGKLSAPLKGVPEVWAKGQGGLLDVVLSPDFKQDRLVYLSYAEGGGEGGKAGTAVGRGRLAADLSGLTDFKVILRQEPKLSTGNHFGSRLAFDRDGYLFVTLGENNDRPTAQDLDKLQGKVVRIYPDGRVPDDNPFVGQPGVRPEIWSYGQRNPQGLALNPWSGTIWENEHGPRGGDEINIIERGKNYGWPLATHGINYSLTPIPEAKGKTAEGTVPPHHVWEKSPGISGMAFYDADRFKPWQHNVFIGALVNQELIRLQFDGDKVIHEERLLGGLKARIRDVRQGPDGFLYVLTDEDNGVLYRVGLNQD, encoded by the coding sequence ATGTTGCTACGCAAAACCCTTCTCGCCGCCTTTTGTGCAACCACGCTGCTGCCGATGACGGCCGCTTTCGCTGCCGACACCCAGCAGTTCCCCAGTGAACAAGGCAGCATCACCGCGACCCCGATCGCCAAAGGGCTTGACCACCCTTGGGCGGTGGCTTTTCTGCCGGACAAGCAAGGCTTCCTGGTCACCGAACGCCCTGGCCACCTGCGTTTTGTCAGCCCGGACGGCAAGCTTTCGGCGCCACTGAAGGGCGTGCCTGAGGTGTGGGCCAAAGGGCAGGGCGGTCTGCTGGATGTGGTGCTGTCGCCGGACTTCAAGCAGGACCGCCTGGTCTACCTGTCCTACGCCGAGGGCGGTGGCGAGGGCGGCAAGGCCGGTACTGCCGTGGGGCGTGGGCGTCTGGCCGCTGACCTCAGTGGCCTGACCGACTTCAAGGTGATCCTGCGCCAGGAGCCCAAGCTGTCTACCGGCAATCACTTCGGCTCACGCCTGGCCTTCGACCGTGATGGCTACCTGTTCGTGACCCTGGGAGAAAACAACGACCGCCCGACGGCCCAGGACCTGGACAAGTTGCAAGGCAAGGTCGTGCGCATCTACCCGGATGGCCGCGTGCCGGATGACAACCCCTTCGTCGGCCAACCAGGGGTGCGCCCGGAAATCTGGTCCTACGGCCAGCGCAATCCCCAAGGCCTGGCCTTGAATCCCTGGAGCGGCACGATCTGGGAAAACGAACACGGCCCGCGCGGCGGTGACGAGATCAACATCATCGAGCGCGGCAAGAACTACGGTTGGCCGCTGGCAACCCACGGTATCAACTATTCCCTGACGCCGATTCCCGAAGCCAAGGGCAAGACGGCAGAAGGTACGGTGCCGCCGCATCACGTCTGGGAAAAATCACCGGGTATCAGCGGCATGGCGTTTTACGATGCAGACCGCTTCAAGCCTTGGCAGCACAACGTGTTCATCGGCGCGCTGGTCAACCAGGAGCTGATCCGGTTGCAGTTCGACGGTGACAAGGTGATCCACGAGGAGCGTTTACTCGGTGGTTTGAAAGCGCGGATTCGCGACGTGCGGCAGGGGCCGGATGGCTTCTTGTACGTGCTGACGGACGAGGACAATGGCGTGCTGTATCGGGTCGGCCTGAACCAGGACTGA
- a CDS encoding TetR/AcrR family transcriptional regulator: MNDITQNETRDIILDVTEKLIYRHGIAATGMDLLVKTAGVSRKSIYRYFANKDDLVIAALQRRDERWMQWLRNEVERSEGSGERLLALFSALKAWFGTADFRGCAFINTSGETGDPQDPVRLLAKAHKQKLFEYALELCQAHGTPDPERQAAQLLILIDGAITVALVMGDSTAADNAQCMARTLLGL; this comes from the coding sequence ATGAACGATATTACTCAAAATGAAACCCGCGACATCATCCTCGATGTGACCGAAAAGTTGATCTATCGCCATGGCATCGCCGCCACCGGCATGGACCTTCTGGTGAAAACCGCCGGCGTCTCGAGAAAAAGCATTTACCGTTACTTCGCCAACAAAGACGACTTAGTGATTGCCGCCCTGCAACGCCGCGACGAGCGTTGGATGCAGTGGCTGCGCAATGAAGTGGAACGCAGTGAAGGCTCGGGCGAACGCTTGCTCGCGCTGTTCAGCGCGCTCAAGGCCTGGTTCGGCACCGCCGATTTTCGCGGTTGCGCCTTTATCAACACCAGTGGCGAAACCGGCGACCCGCAAGATCCGGTGCGCCTGCTGGCCAAGGCCCATAAACAGAAACTGTTCGAGTACGCACTTGAACTGTGTCAAGCACATGGCACCCCCGACCCCGAACGGCAGGCCGCGCAACTGCTGATCCTGATCGATGGCGCCATTACCGTTGCCCTGGTGATGGGTGATTCAACAGCCGCCGATAATGCGCAATGCATGGCGCGAACGTTATTGGGACTGTGA
- a CDS encoding non-homologous end joining protein Ku, with the protein MPRSIWKGAISFGLVHIPVSLVSATSSQGVDFDWLDKRSMDPVGYKRINKTTGKEVTKENIVKGVAFEKGRYVVLSEEEIRSAHPKSTQTIEIIAFVASDQIPLQNIDTPYFLAPDKRGGKVYALLRETLKKTGKVALANVVLHTKQHLAALMPLDSALVLVMLRWPAEVRSLDELELDSDVTKPTLAKGELDMAKRLVEDMSADWQPDDYRDSFQEKIMALVAKKAKAGKIEDVETSTDTEERKSADVIDLTELLKRSLAGKPAKKPAAKKSTKAS; encoded by the coding sequence ATGCCACGGTCAATCTGGAAAGGCGCCATCAGTTTTGGCCTGGTGCATATCCCGGTGTCGCTGGTCTCGGCCACGTCATCACAGGGCGTAGACTTCGACTGGCTGGACAAGCGCAGCATGGACCCGGTGGGCTACAAGCGCATCAACAAGACCACCGGCAAGGAAGTCACCAAAGAAAACATCGTCAAGGGCGTGGCTTTCGAGAAAGGTCGCTATGTGGTGCTCAGCGAAGAAGAAATCCGCTCAGCCCACCCCAAGTCGACCCAGACCATCGAGATCATCGCGTTTGTCGCCAGCGACCAGATCCCATTGCAGAATATCGACACCCCTTACTTTCTCGCCCCGGACAAGCGTGGGGGCAAGGTCTATGCCTTGCTAAGGGAAACCCTTAAAAAAACCGGCAAGGTTGCGCTGGCCAACGTGGTGCTGCACACCAAGCAGCACTTGGCGGCCTTGATGCCCCTGGACTCGGCGTTGGTACTGGTGATGCTGCGTTGGCCCGCCGAAGTGCGCAGCCTGGATGAACTGGAACTGGACAGCGACGTGACCAAACCCACCCTCGCCAAGGGTGAGTTGGACATGGCCAAGCGTCTGGTGGAAGACATGAGCGCCGATTGGCAGCCCGATGATTACCGCGACAGCTTCCAGGAAAAAATCATGGCGCTGGTGGCCAAGAAGGCCAAGGCTGGCAAGATCGAAGACGTGGAAACCAGCACAGACACTGAAGAGCGCAAGTCCGCCGACGTGATCGACCTGACGGAACTGCTTAAGCGCAGCCTGGCCGGCAAACCCGCCAAGAAGCCCGCGGCGAAAAAATCCACCAAGGCCTCTTAA
- the efeO gene encoding iron uptake system protein EfeO produces the protein MKKSTIALSLLMTLSPLAAFAATAPLDLVGPVSDYKIYVTEEIGELVTQTQAFTDAINKGDLATAKKLYAPTRVHYESIEPIAELFSDLDASIDSRVDDHEKGVTAEDFTGFHRIEYALFSQNTTKGLEALTAKLNTDVNDLKTRVDGLTFPPEKVVGGAAALLEEVAATKISGEEDRYSHTDLYDFQGNIDGAKKIVDLFRGQIEKQDKAFLAKVDKNFATVDKILAKYKTKDGGFETYDKVKENDRKALVGPVNTLAEDLSTLRGKLGLN, from the coding sequence ATGAAGAAGTCGACTATTGCGTTGTCGTTGTTAATGACCCTTTCGCCGTTGGCAGCGTTCGCCGCTACCGCGCCGCTGGACCTGGTTGGCCCGGTGTCGGACTACAAAATCTACGTCACCGAAGAAATCGGCGAGCTGGTCACCCAGACCCAAGCCTTCACTGACGCCATCAACAAAGGCGACCTGGCCACCGCCAAAAAACTCTACGCACCAACCCGCGTGCACTATGAGTCCATCGAGCCGATCGCCGAACTGTTCAGCGACCTCGATGCGTCCATCGACTCCCGTGTCGACGACCATGAAAAAGGCGTGACCGCCGAAGACTTCACCGGCTTCCATCGCATCGAATACGCGCTGTTCTCGCAGAACACCACCAAGGGCCTGGAAGCGCTGACCGCCAAGCTCAACACCGACGTCAACGACCTCAAGACCCGCGTCGATGGCCTGACCTTCCCACCCGAGAAAGTCGTGGGCGGTGCCGCAGCGCTGTTGGAAGAAGTCGCCGCCACCAAGATCTCCGGCGAAGAAGACCGCTACAGTCACACCGACCTGTATGACTTCCAGGGCAACATCGACGGCGCGAAGAAAATCGTCGACCTGTTCCGTGGCCAGATCGAGAAGCAAGACAAGGCCTTCCTGGCCAAGGTCGACAAGAACTTCGCCACCGTGGACAAGATCCTGGCCAAGTACAAGACCAAGGACGGCGGCTTCGAGACCTACGACAAGGTCAAGGAAAATGACCGCAAGGCCCTGGTGGGCCCGGTCAACACCTTGGCGGAAGACCTGTCGACCCTGCGTGGCAAGTTGGGCTTGAACTAA